Part of the Cellulomonas hominis genome, CCGGGCGTCACCGACCCGGTTCGGCCACGGGGCCAGCACTGCGCCCCGCATGCCCGGACGCACCTCGTCCTCGTCGAACGGGAGCACGAGGTCGCGGTCGTCGTGGCGCAGCGACCGCAGCGTGGCGCCGACGCTCGCCACGCCGGCCTCGTACCCGTGCGCGCGGATGACGATCTGGTCCCCCGACAGCGGCCTCATGGTCGGTCGGTGCCCGTCGTGGTACCGGCGGCCGGCGCGGGCGCGACGTCCCGCGGGACGGTGGTCACTCCTCGGACTCCTCGCGGGCGAACAGGAGCAGGTCGGGCAGGCTCGTGGCGAAGTAGTCCGTCACGCCGTCCTCACGGACGGCGGCCGGCGGAACGTAGTGCGCCCGCGCCTCGCCGAGCGTCGCCGGGGGGTCCGCCAGCGGCAGGCCCAGCGCCGTGAGCGTCGCGTCCCACGCCCCGACCGCACGTCCCTCGCCGCCCTCCCACGGGTGGAACGGCCGCGTCACGAGGATCTCGTACGCGCGCTCGGCGCGTCCCGCGTCGACCAGCAGCCCGACGTACTCGATGGTCAGGTCGTCGCGCGTGAGCACGAGCTCCTCGACCGGCGCGAGCCGCGCCAGGCGGTCCGCGGCGCTGTGCCCGAGACGCACCGCGAGCTGGTCCTGCTCGTAGCGCAGGCGGGCGTCGTCCGGCGCGAGCACGACGGCCTGCTCGTACCGCCGCCACGCCCGCCGGTCGTCGTGCGCGACGTTGTACGCGCCCAGGGCGGCGTCGCGGAGCAGCACCGGGTCGTCCAGACCTCCCTCGATCGCCTCCTCCCAGCAGTCCAGCGCCTCCGAGCGCCGACCGTGCGCGTACAGCAGCGTGCCCAGCAGGTACCGCGCGACGGCGTCCTGCGGGTCGGCGGCCACTGCCCGGTGCAGGACGTCGTGCGCGTCCAGGCCGTGCGGGAACGCCCAGGTCGTGTCGGTCACCCGCGCACGCAGGCGCCGCTGGGCGGCCTCGCCCCGCCGGCCGAGGTCGTCGAGCACCGCGGCAGTGGTGTACAGCGCGAGGGGCCGGACGTTCCCGGCCGGGGTGACGGGCGCGGCCGCGGCACGGTCCAGGAGCACCACGGCGTCGGCAAGGGCACCCGCACGGCGCAGATCCGCCGCGACGTCGAGCAGGATGCCCGGGTCCGTCGGGACGTCGTGCCCGGCGAGCGCGCGCAGGGTGGCGTCGAGCGGGTCCACGCGCAGCGCCTCGTCCAGCAGCGCCTCCGCTCGCCCCGCGTCCCCGTGCCGCCGCAGGACGACGGCGCGCAGCGCCGTCCGGCGGGTGTCGTGACCGACGACGCCGTCGAGGGAGTCGAGCACGCGCAGCGCCGCGCGGTTCTGCCCGCGGGCCGCGAGCGACCGGGCGAGCTCCAGGCCCGCGGCGGCCGCCCACGTGGCGTCCCACCCGGCCTTCCCGAACGCCTGCTCCGCCTCCGCGGTCCGCCCGAGACGCGCGAGCGCGAGGCCGGTCAGGTAGAACGCCTCCGCGTCGAGCGGGTTCGCGTTGCGCCGGGTGAGCCGCCGCAACGCCGTCCGGGCGAGCTCGAGCGCGCGGTCGTAGCGGCCCGCCCGGTAGGCCCGGTCGGCCAGCGCGAGGTTGGTGCGCACCTCCCCGGGGTCGCGGCGCAGCGCCTCGCGCCAGTACGGCAGCGGCGACCTCGTCGGGTGCCGGTATTGGCTCAGGTGCAGACCGGTGAGGTACAGCTCCTCGACGGTGCCGACGGCCTCGGGCAGCGGCGGCTCCTCGGCGACCCACGGCTCCTCGTCGTCGACCGCCGTGGGCGTCCACCGCACCAGCAGCCGGCCGGTGGCGTCGACCAGCTCGGCCGCGAGGTCCTCGCCGGGGCGGGTGTCGGTGGCGAGCTCCGCCACCTCGCCCGGGACGAGGTCGACGGTACGGCTCGCGAGCACGGCGTCGCCCTGCACGAGGCGCAGCGTCGCCCCGGCGCGGGCCGACGTCACCGCGAACCGCGCCGTGACCGGCCCCTCCCGGTCGACGTGCACGGCGGCGTCCGGGGTGGCCTGGTGCGCGGCCCCGATGCCCGGGATCGGGTACCAGTACTGGGAGAAGACCTTCGTCTCGCCGGGGAGCAGCCAGGTGAAGTCGGGCTGGTTGTCGGTGTACACGCCCGCCATCAGCTCCACGTACGGGCCGTCCGCGTCGGTGAGCTGGGCGTCCCACGCGTGACCGAACGGCGCGTTCCCCCACGTCCACTGCTTCTTGCCGGGCGAGACCCGTCGCTCGGCCCAGTGCACGAAGCCTGCGCCGGCGGCGTGGTCGTAGCCCCCGAAGAAGTCCTGCTGGGAGTCGACGATCATGTACGACGTCGGGACCGGGATGTTCCGGTAGAAGTCGATCCGGTCCGCCCCGGGGTCCTGCGCGGCCAGCGCCGCGTAGTCGACGCCGTAGTACGGGCGGTCGGCGTGCGGGAACGACGTGAGAGCGCGCCGGGCGTGGTCCGCGACGTAGCGCACGTCCTCCGGGAAGAACGACTGGTAGTCGTCGTTCACCCGGGCGGCCACGTTGGCCCACCACAGGAACGTCTGCCGCTCGCTGGTCCGGTTGTGCAGCCGGACGACGAGCTCCACCACGGAGCTCTCCGGGCGCAGCCGGACGCCGTGCTGCGCCGACATCCGCGCGAACGGGTCGTGGTCGTGGCACCAGACCGTCACCGACCCGTCCTCGCCCCGCTCGACCGTGGTCTCGACGGGGAGGTACGTGGCGGGCCGGTGGTGCTGGGGCCAGTTGAATTCCACGCCCCCGCTGATCCACGGACCGCCGAGCCCGACCAGCGCGGGCTTGATGACGTTGTTCCGGTAGAAGAAGTCGTAGCCCGTGGTCTTGTCGTACCCGATGTGGATGCGGCCGCCGAGCTCCGGCAGGACGACGAGCCGCACGTACGCGTTCTCCAGGTGGATCGCCCTCCAGGACCGCGGGTGCCCCTCGTCCTCGACGTGCTCGACGAACGGCAGCGGGTAGACCGCGCCGCTCGACCCCTGGTAGACGCGCCGGTCGAGGTACATCGGGTACCGGCTCGGGGTCCCCGCCTCGTAGGTCCGGATCGTCAGCGGCTCGCTCCACGCCACGGCACCGCCGGCCGCCAGCACCACCGCCTCGTCGGCGGGCGCATCGGGCAGCGTGATCGTCGCGTGCGGGTGGCTCGTGGTCTCGGCCGGGCTGGGCTCCCGGACTGCCACGGGCTCCTGCGCGGCGTTCGTCGCGGCGGGCTCGGTGCGCTCGTCGGTGGACATCGCCGACCTCCTCGTTGTGCGGCGGCGCTCCTGTGCGCCGGCTGCCTCGACCGTAGGGGCGCGACCAGCGGGGGGTACATGGGCTGAGCGACGGAGATCATGGAGGAACCGCCGATGCGAGCCGGGCCGGCCGCCCGGCGCGGCACGGCGATCCGACTCGCCTTGACGCACGAGCGCGCCGGCACTTGGATCCGGGTATGGATGAACCAGCGCTCGTCACCGCGGACTCGAGACGCGAGGGCTTCGCCGGCCAGCGGATGTTCGTCGTCGCCCGCCCCGTCGCCCGCGCGGCACTGGCGCGGCCGGTCACGGGCCGCCTCGTGGTCACCGACGCGGGGTGCTTCCCCCACGCGGCCCGGCACGGCCGGGCCCGTCCCGCGGGTGCGGCGCAGCACGTCCTGCTGGTCTGCACGGAGGGCTCCGGGTGGTGCCGGACCCCGGACGGCCGGGAGCCGGTCCAGCGCGGGGACGCAGTGCTGCTGCCCGCCGGCGTCGAGCACGAGTACGCGGCCTCCGACGAGGACCCGTGGACCCTGTGGTGGTTCCACTTCGCGGGATCCGACGCGGCGGAGCTCGCCGTCACCGCCCGGGCCGCCGCCGGGGGCCCGGTCACGCACCTGCGGGACGCCGCGCCGGTCGCGAGCCTCGTCTCGCAGATCCTGGACGAGCTGGACACCGGCACAGCCGGCGGCCTCACGCGGGCGACCGGGACCGCCTGGAACGCGCTGACCGAGATCATCGCCACGGGCCGGCGCTCCCCGGGGCCGACCCTCGGGCCGGTGGAGCGCGCGGTGGAGCACCTGCGGGCGACGACCCCTCGGCGGACGTCCGTCACCGCCCTGGCCGCCATGGTCGGGCTCGGGACGTCCCAGTTCGGGACGCTCTTCCGCGAGCACGTGGGGGTGTCGCCTCTGCGGTACCAGACCGACCTGCGGATGGCCCGTGCCCGCGAGCTGCTCGACACCACCACCCTGTCGGTCACGGCTGTCGCCGGAGCCTGCGGCTACGACGACCCTCTGTACTTCTCGCGGCAGTTCGCGAGCACCCAGGGCCAGTCCCCCCGCGCCTTCCGCCGGCGCGCGACGTGAGACGGCCCGGCCCGGCCCGCGGGGCTCGGGCCGGGCCGGCGGCCTCGGCGTCACTTGGGCAGGCCCACCCGGCGCTCGCCGTTCCGGAGCTGCTGGATGACGACGGCCGCCACGAGCAGCGTGCCCTGGGCGACGTTCTGCCAGAAGACGTTCACCCCGAGCAGGCTCATGCCGTTGAGCAGCACGCCGAGCAGGATTACCGCGAGGATCGTCCCGCCGATCGAGCCCTTGCCGCCGCGGAGCGCGACGCCGCCGAGCGCGGCCGCCGTGATCGACTGGAACTCCAGCCCCTCGGACCCGGACACCGGCTGGCCCGATCCGGTGCGCGCGGTGATGAGCACGCCCGCGAGAGCGGCGACCACGCCGGCGAGGACGAACACGCCGAGGATGTACCGGTTGATGTCGATGCCGGAGAGCCGGGCGGCGGTGTCGTTCCCGCCCACCGCGTAGATGTTCCGCCCGAAGCGCGAGTACCGCAGCATGACGTGGATCGCGACGGCCACGAGCGCCAGCACCCAGACCAGCGTGGGGATGCCCAGCAGCGAGCCGCGGGCCAGGAAGATGAACACCGGGTCGGCGCCGGTGTACCCCTGGGCACGCCCGTCGGACACGAGCTGGGCGACGCCCTTGTACGCGATGAGCCCCGCGAGCGTGGCGATCATCGGCGTGACGCGCCCGAACACGACGATGCAGGCGTTGAGCAGACCGCACACAGCGCCCACGGCCAGCGCCCCGGCGATGCTGACCGCGGCCCCGCCGGTCGTCGTGAAGAGCATCGCCGACGTCACCGACGCCAACCCGGCCACGGACCCGACCGACAGGTCGATGCCGCCGAGGATGATCACGACCGTCTGCACCAGCGCCAGCAGGCCCGAGATGGTGACGGCCATGCCGATCGTCTTGAGGTTCGAGGTCAGGAAGAACGCGGAGTTCTGCGAGCCGATGACGGCCACCAGGATCGCGATGGCGAGGATCAGCGAGAGGTTCTGCACGCCGATCGCCAGCACCGCGCGACGCAGCGGGTGGGCGACCGGCCGGGCGGTGGCGGCGGAGGACGCGGCGGGCGCGGTCGTGGGGGCGGCGTTCATCGGGTGTGCTCCTCGGAGGCGGTGTGGTCGGCGATGGCGAGGGTGAGGATCCGCTCCTCGGTGGCGTCCTCGCGGGTCAGCTCGCCGGCGACCCGCCCGTCGCGCATCACGACGACGCGGTCGGCCAGGCCGAGGACCTCGGGCAGCTCGGACGAGACGACCAGGACCGCGGCACCCTCGGCCACGAGCTGGTCGATGATCGTGTAGATCTCGGACTTCGCGCCGACGTCGACCCCGCGGGTCGGCTCGTCGAGCACGAGGATGTCGGTGCGGCGCGCGAGCCACCGGGCCAGCACCACCTTCTGCTGGTTGCCGCCCGACAGGTTCTGGACGCGCTGCTCGAGCGACGGCGTCCGCACGCGGAGCTGCTGCACGTAACGCTCCGCGAGCGCGCGCTCCTGACGCGCCCGGACGAAGCCGAACCGGCTCAGGCGGTCCAGGACGGCCAGGGCGATGTTGTCCCGGACCGTGCGGACCATCACGAGCGCGTCCGCCTTGCGCTCCTCGGGGGCCAGCCCGATGCCCGCGGCGATCGCGTCGGCGGGTGACCGGAAGGTCCGGCGCGTCCCGTGCACCAGCACCTGCCCGGACCGCACCGGCCGGTCACCGGCGATCGCGAGGGCCAGCTCGCTGCGTCCCGCGCCCACCAGGCCCGCCAGCGCGACGACCTCCCCCCGGCGCAGCGTGAGCGAGACGTCGCCGACGTCGTCGGTGGTGACGTGCCGCAGCTCGAGCGCCACGTCCCCGGGCGTCACCCGGGTCCGGTGGAACATGCTGGACAGGTCGCGGCCCACCATCATCCGCACGATCTCCCCCACGGTCGTGTCGCCGACCTCGCGGGTGCCGACCAGGCGACCGTCGCGCAGCACGGTCACCGAGTCGGCGATCTGGAAGATCTCGTTCATGCGGTGCGACACGTAGGCGATCGCCTTCCCCGCCGCCCGCAGCTCGCCGATCAGGCGGAACAGCACCTCGGTCTCGGCGTCGGACAGCGAGGACGTGGGTTCGTCGAAGCAGATGACGCGGGGGTCGTCGACCAGCGCGCGCACGATCTCGACCATCTGCCGCTGCGCAGGCGACAGCGCGTCGCCGCGCAGCCGCGGGTCGAGGTAGCGCAGCAGCCCGAACCGCTCGAGGTCGCCGGTGGCGCGCTGCTGCAGCGTCCGCTGGTCGACGAACCCGGCCCGGCCGGGCAGGGCCCCGAGGTAGATGTTCTCGGCGACGCTGACGAAGGGCACGATCTCCGGCTCCTGGGCGATCACGCGCACCCCGGCGGCGCGGGAGGCGAGCGGCCCGGAGAACGCGACGGGCTCACCGCCGATCTCGATCGTGCCGGCATCGGGCTGGTAGTCGCCGGTGAGGATCTTCAGCAGCGTGGACTTGCCCGCGCCGTTCTCCCCCATCAGCGCGGTCACGTGCCCGGCGCGGAGGTCCAGGTCCACGCCCTGGAGCGCCTGCACCCCGGCGAAGCCCTTCGCGATGCCGCGCGCGGCGAGGCTCGCGCTGGCCGTCGTCAGTGTGGTCATGGATGTTCCGTCCGCTCGGAGGGGGTACGAGGTGGCGCCGCGGTGGGGTGCGGGCTCGCCGACGACGATCCCGCACCCCCCGGCCGGTCACGTGCAGACGACGCCCTCGGCCTCCCAGTTGGACGCGTCGACCATGTGCGTGTCCGCGATGGTCTCCGGCGGGAGCACGACGCCGTCGCGGATCTGCGCCACCATCGCGTCCACTGCGGCGGCGCCCACGTCGCGACCGGAGATGAACAGCGCGGCCTTGTTGCCCGTCTCCTGGCCCGCCGACCAGTCCTTGCAGGTCAGGTACGCGCCGAGGCCGACGCCGATGATGTTGTCCGGCGAGATGCCGGCGTTCTGCAGGGCCGTCACCACGCCGGTCTCTGTCTCGTCGTTGCACCCCACCACGACCCAGTTGTCGACGTCCTGGTTCGCGGTGATGACCGCGCCGGCACGGTTCATCGCGTCGGTCGCCGAGTTGTCGTTGCCCAGCTCGATGACCTCGGGCATCGGGTCCACCGCGGCGCCGAACGACTCCGTCGCGCCGTCCAGGCGCTGCACGCATACCGAGAGGTCCATCTTGCCGGTGGCGATGATCCGGGTCGCGCCGGCGTCCCAGCCGGCGTCGGTGTAGAGCTCCGCGGCCTTCTCACCCACCGAGTTGCCCATCGCCGTGCCGTTGAACCCCACGAACGGGGCCGGTGCGCCGTCCGCGTCCTCCAGCGAGTCGTCCGACGCCAGCAGCGGGATCCCGGCGGCCTCCGCCTTCTCGATGACCTGCGGGCCGATCGCCTGGTCGGGCGCGACCATGATGATGCCGTCCACACCGCGCGCGATCGCGGCGTCGAGCTCGGAGATGGCCTTGTTCGAGTCGGTCCCGAGGTTGACCACCGTCACCGTCACGTCACCGAGCTCGGCCGCGGCCGCCTTGGCCCCGTCGGCCTGGTCGACGAAGTACTGCTGGTCGCCCTGCTTCTGCAGGTACACGATCTCGATCGGGCCGCCGTCGGAACCGCCGCCGGCTGCCTGCGCCGCGCCGCCCCCCTGCTCCTGGCCGGAGCTGCACGCGGCCAGCGCCAGCACCAGGCCGACGGCGCCGACCGCCGCGCGGGCCCGCGCCTTGTCCGTGGATGTCTTCATCGTCATCGCCTTGTCTGTCGTGGTGCGGGTCGGCCTGCTCGGCCGGTGAGCCTGCTCGGACGACGCCGGTCCCCTCCGCGGATCGCCCCCGGTCCCCGCGTGCCCCGCTCGTCGTCGAGCACGGAGGGAACCTAACGCCACGCGGACGACGGGCAGCAGGGGTGTTCGGACGGACTTCATGGACGAATCGGCGATCGAGCCGCACCCGCGTGCCTCCGGTCCCCCCGCTCCGGCCACGCACGACCCGAAGACTCCCCCGTTGCAGGCGCCTTCGTCCGCACGCGGCTCCTGAGCACGACCACGGCTGCTGCCGACGCCGAAGCCCAGCGCCGCGCCCTCAACCGCCTGCGCCGCCCGCGGCCAGCTCAACGCCGTGACCGACGCCGTCGACAACGGGGCGCCCGCCCGGTGGTGCGACGGGCACGCCGACTCCCCGCCCGCCGTGCTGTTCGGCCGCGGCCTGCTGCAGCTCCTGCTCACGGCGCGGCTCCGGCGAGGGCCGTGCCCGGAGGCGGCGAACCCCCGGCCAGAGGACCTCTGACCGGGGGTGA contains:
- a CDS encoding ABC transporter permease — translated: MNAAPTTAPAASSAATARPVAHPLRRAVLAIGVQNLSLILAIAILVAVIGSQNSAFFLTSNLKTIGMAVTISGLLALVQTVVIILGGIDLSVGSVAGLASVTSAMLFTTTGGAAVSIAGALAVGAVCGLLNACIVVFGRVTPMIATLAGLIAYKGVAQLVSDGRAQGYTGADPVFIFLARGSLLGIPTLVWVLALVAVAIHVMLRYSRFGRNIYAVGGNDTAARLSGIDINRYILGVFVLAGVVAALAGVLITARTGSGQPVSGSEGLEFQSITAAALGGVALRGGKGSIGGTILAVILLGVLLNGMSLLGVNVFWQNVAQGTLLVAAVVIQQLRNGERRVGLPK
- a CDS encoding sugar ABC transporter ATP-binding protein; this translates as MTTLTTASASLAARGIAKGFAGVQALQGVDLDLRAGHVTALMGENGAGKSTLLKILTGDYQPDAGTIEIGGEPVAFSGPLASRAAGVRVIAQEPEIVPFVSVAENIYLGALPGRAGFVDQRTLQQRATGDLERFGLLRYLDPRLRGDALSPAQRQMVEIVRALVDDPRVICFDEPTSSLSDAETEVLFRLIGELRAAGKAIAYVSHRMNEIFQIADSVTVLRDGRLVGTREVGDTTVGEIVRMMVGRDLSSMFHRTRVTPGDVALELRHVTTDDVGDVSLTLRRGEVVALAGLVGAGRSELALAIAGDRPVRSGQVLVHGTRRTFRSPADAIAAGIGLAPEERKADALVMVRTVRDNIALAVLDRLSRFGFVRARQERALAERYVQQLRVRTPSLEQRVQNLSGGNQQKVVLARWLARRTDILVLDEPTRGVDVGAKSEIYTIIDQLVAEGAAVLVVSSELPEVLGLADRVVVMRDGRVAGELTREDATEERILTLAIADHTASEEHTR
- a CDS encoding AraC family transcriptional regulator encodes the protein MDEPALVTADSRREGFAGQRMFVVARPVARAALARPVTGRLVVTDAGCFPHAARHGRARPAGAAQHVLLVCTEGSGWCRTPDGREPVQRGDAVLLPAGVEHEYAASDEDPWTLWWFHFAGSDAAELAVTARAAAGGPVTHLRDAAPVASLVSQILDELDTGTAGGLTRATGTAWNALTEIIATGRRSPGPTLGPVERAVEHLRATTPRRTSVTALAAMVGLGTSQFGTLFREHVGVSPLRYQTDLRMARARELLDTTTLSVTAVAGACGYDDPLYFSRQFASTQGQSPRAFRRRAT
- a CDS encoding substrate-binding domain-containing protein, producing the protein MKTSTDKARARAAVGAVGLVLALAACSSGQEQGGGAAQAAGGGSDGGPIEIVYLQKQGDQQYFVDQADGAKAAAAELGDVTVTVVNLGTDSNKAISELDAAIARGVDGIIMVAPDQAIGPQVIEKAEAAGIPLLASDDSLEDADGAPAPFVGFNGTAMGNSVGEKAAELYTDAGWDAGATRIIATGKMDLSVCVQRLDGATESFGAAVDPMPEVIELGNDNSATDAMNRAGAVITANQDVDNWVVVGCNDETETGVVTALQNAGISPDNIIGVGLGAYLTCKDWSAGQETGNKAALFISGRDVGAAAVDAMVAQIRDGVVLPPETIADTHMVDASNWEAEGVVCT
- a CDS encoding DUF5107 domain-containing protein, with amino-acid sequence MSTDERTEPAATNAAQEPVAVREPSPAETTSHPHATITLPDAPADEAVVLAAGGAVAWSEPLTIRTYEAGTPSRYPMYLDRRVYQGSSGAVYPLPFVEHVEDEGHPRSWRAIHLENAYVRLVVLPELGGRIHIGYDKTTGYDFFYRNNVIKPALVGLGGPWISGGVEFNWPQHHRPATYLPVETTVERGEDGSVTVWCHDHDPFARMSAQHGVRLRPESSVVELVVRLHNRTSERQTFLWWANVAARVNDDYQSFFPEDVRYVADHARRALTSFPHADRPYYGVDYAALAAQDPGADRIDFYRNIPVPTSYMIVDSQQDFFGGYDHAAGAGFVHWAERRVSPGKKQWTWGNAPFGHAWDAQLTDADGPYVELMAGVYTDNQPDFTWLLPGETKVFSQYWYPIPGIGAAHQATPDAAVHVDREGPVTARFAVTSARAGATLRLVQGDAVLASRTVDLVPGEVAELATDTRPGEDLAAELVDATGRLLVRWTPTAVDDEEPWVAEEPPLPEAVGTVEELYLTGLHLSQYRHPTRSPLPYWREALRRDPGEVRTNLALADRAYRAGRYDRALELARTALRRLTRRNANPLDAEAFYLTGLALARLGRTAEAEQAFGKAGWDATWAAAAGLELARSLAARGQNRAALRVLDSLDGVVGHDTRRTALRAVVLRRHGDAGRAEALLDEALRVDPLDATLRALAGHDVPTDPGILLDVAADLRRAGALADAVVLLDRAAAAPVTPAGNVRPLALYTTAAVLDDLGRRGEAAQRRLRARVTDTTWAFPHGLDAHDVLHRAVAADPQDAVARYLLGTLLYAHGRRSEALDCWEEAIEGGLDDPVLLRDAALGAYNVAHDDRRAWRRYEQAVVLAPDDARLRYEQDQLAVRLGHSAADRLARLAPVEELVLTRDDLTIEYVGLLVDAGRAERAYEILVTRPFHPWEGGEGRAVGAWDATLTALGLPLADPPATLGEARAHYVPPAAVREDGVTDYFATSLPDLLLFAREESEE